The following proteins come from a genomic window of Bactrocera tryoni isolate S06 chromosome 1, CSIRO_BtryS06_freeze2, whole genome shotgun sequence:
- the LOC120772831 gene encoding bolA-like protein DDB_G0274169 — protein MVWVLMKKIKTADIIVIRLRINTNTVMNFFRSATLTLRSAQLHRMSATPQTAPVESAIRVALTEQLSPLHLEVINESYMHNVPKGSETHFKVLVVSDKFEELTLIKRHRLVNSIVQEKLAGNFVHALSIEAKTPKQWDPNYTVEPSPNCRGGFGK, from the exons ATGGTCTGggtattaatgaaaaaaataaaaacagctgatattattgttattagaTTACGAATTAATACAAACACAGTTATGAACTTTTTTCGCAGCGCTACAT TAACGTTACGTTCCGCTCAATTGCACAGAATGTCAGCTACACCTCAAACTGCGCCCGTTGAGTCAGCCATACGAGTCGCACTTACAGAGCAGTTATCCCCATTACACTTGGAAGTGATCAACGAGTCCTATATGCACAACGTACCGAAAGGTTCGGAAACACATTTCAAAGTGTTGGTAGTATCTGATAAGTTTGAGGAGCTCACTTTAATAAAG CGCCACCGTTTGGTAAATTCAATTGTACAAGAGAAATTGGCTGGCAACTTTGTTCACGCGCTATCTATAGAGGCTAAAACTCCCAAACAGTGGGATCCTAATTACACAGTCGAACCTAGTCCAAATTGTCGTGGTGGCTTTGGCAAATAA
- the LOC120772804 gene encoding protoporphyrinogen oxidase yields MTAVLGAGMSGLSAAYYLLQRFGYPATVYEASHRVGGWIRTERHKDKGFIFEMGPRTIRPKGIQGANTLQLIEELKLPVDPIKSWQPAAKNRLIYAKGQLCMLPNSLSGIFKTLPPFSKPLISQIKQDLVAGQKKLKLADESIYDFVERRFGAELANYAISPLICGICAGDAKEISVRFLMNDLFEKEQKWGGIIKGVVYEKLFGNKNKTAPAGLFGDSMPKLYEKSQKEKWSMYRVPDGLDTLPQTLRNYLQEKEVDIQLTSECREIIFTRDGVRMNIKGQEVEPKHIISSIPTHKLATCVKNQHPSLSALLMAIQYVDVAVVNLQYNIKDLLKMKAFGFLVPPIERIPILGVIFDSCCFDMEGNTILTVMMGGRWFEENFGKDPTPKKLLDTALQYLDLVMGIAEEPRLTRVHVLRKCIPQYTVGHTQRVSDIRRYIKHYKLPLTLCGAAYDGVGINDVILSARTQVESLQSFDD; encoded by the coding sequence ATGACCGCTGTGCTAGGCGCTGGCATGAGTGGCCTATCGGCTGCTTATTACTTGCTACAGAGATTTGGATATCCTGCAACGGTATACGAGGCGTCACATCGCGTCGGTGGCTGGATACGCACCGAAAGGCATAAAGACAAGGGCTTCATATTCGAAATGGGTCCACGCACCATTCGTCCAAAGGGTATTCAAGGCGCAAATACATTGCAATTAATTGAAGAATTGAAGTTGCCGGTCGATCCGATTAAATCGTGGCAACCGGCCGCTAAAAATCGTTTAATATATGCTAAAGGCCAATTGTGCATGCTGCCGAATAGCTTAAGCggaattttcaaaacattgcCGCCATTCTCAAAACCACTAATTAGCCAAATTAAACAAGATTTAGTAGCCGGTCAAAAGAAATTGAAGCTCGCTGATGAATCTATTTATGATTTTGTTGAAAGACGCTTCGGCGCCGAATTGGCTAATTATGCGATAAGTCCATTAATATGTGGAATTTGTGCTGGTGACGCAAAAGAAATCAGTGTGCGTTTTCTAATGAATGACTTATTCGAAAAAGAACAAAAGTGGGGCGGCATCATAAAAGGCGTGGTATACGAAAAACTATTTGGAAATAAGAACAAGACGGCTCCCGCGGGCCTATTTGGGGATTCAATGCCAAAACTATATGAAAAATCGCAGAAGGAGAAATGGAGTATGTATAGAGTACCGGATGGCTTGGATACACTACCGCAAACATTACGTAACTACTTACAAGAAAAGGAGGTTGATATTCAACTAACATCGGAATGCCGGGAAATCATATTCACACGTGACGGTGTTCGAATGAACATCAAAGGTCAAGAGGTTGAACCAAAGCATATTATTTCATCAATTCCAACGCACAAGTTGGCAACCTGCGTAAAAAATCAACATCCTTCTTTGTCAGCCTTACTTATGGCTATACAATACGTTGATGTAGCCGTCGTCAACTTACAATATAATATTAAGGATTTACTTAAGATGAAAGCTTTTGGTTTTTTGGTGCCACCCATTGAGCGTATTCCCATACTTGGCGTTATCTTTGACAGTTGTTGTTTCGATATGGAGGGCAATACAATACTTACGGTTATGATGGGCGGACGTTGGTTTGAGGAGAACTTCGGCAAGGATCCAACACCCAAAAAGCTATTGGACACAGCATTACAATATTTGGATTTGGTAATGGGTATAGCAGAGGAGCCACGTTTGACACGTGTGCACGTATTGAGGAAATGTATACCGCAATATACGGTGGGACATACGCAGCGAGTCTCCGATATACGACGATATATCAAACACTATAAACTGCCGTTGACATTATGTGGTGCAGCTTACGATGGAGTTGGTATAAATGATGTTATACTATCAGCACGAACTCAGGTAGAATCTTTGCAATCTTTTGATGattaa
- the LOC120772810 gene encoding LIM and senescent cell antigen-like-containing domain protein 1 isoform X2, translating into MSLAAMHCARCADGFEPNEKIVNSNGELWHTQCFVCAQCFRPFEDGIFYEFEGRKYCERDFHVLFAPCCNKCGEFVIGRVIKAMGASWHPQCFRCQMCAKELADTGFIRNQNRALCHECNAKVKAEITGRYMCHKCHGVIDDAPLRFRGEVYHGYHFNCTSCGVELDSTAREVKSRPGLTANDMNELYCLRCHDKMGIPICGACRRPIEERVVTALGKHWHVEHFVCAKCEKPFLGHRHYEKRGLAYCETHYHQLFGNLCFVCNQVIAGDVFTALNKAWCVHHFACSICDMKMTQKSKFYEYDEKPVCKKCYERFPNELRQRLRKAHEMSMKKNF; encoded by the exons ATGTCGCTAGCTGCTATGCATTGTGCCCGCTGTGCGGACGGCTTCGAACCTAACGAGAAGATCGTCAACTCCAACGGTGAACTCTGGCATACACAATGTTTCGT GTGTGCGCAATGCTTTCGCCCCTTCGAGGATGGCATCTTCTATGAATTCGAAGGACGCAAGTACTGTGAGCGTGATTTCCATGTACTCTTCGCACCGTGTTGCAATAAGTGCGGTGAATTCGTGATCGGGCGTGTTATCAAGGCGATGGGCGCAAGCTGGCATCCACAGTGCTTCCGTTGTCAAATGTGTGCCAAAGAGCTGGCCGATACCGGTTTCATACGCAATCAAAATCGTGCCTTATGCCATGAGTGCAATGCCAAAGTGAAGGCCGAGATAACGGGTCGTTATATGTGTCATAAGTGCCA tGGCGTCATTGACGATGCACCGTTGCGTTTCCGTGGCGAAGTCTACCATGGTTATCACTTTAATTGTACGTCGTGTGGCGTGGAATTGGACTCAACCGCTCGTGAAGTCAAAAGTCGACCTGGCTTAACGGCCAACGATATg aacgAATTATACTGTTTGCGTTGCCATGACAAGATGGGCATACCAATTTGCGGCGCTTGTCGTCGCCCGATCGAGGAGCGCGTGGTCACTGCTTTGGGTAAACATTGGCATGTCGAG caCTTCGTATGCGCCAAATGCGAGAAGCCTTTCTTGGGCCATCGTCACTACGAGAAGCGTGGTTTGGCATATTGCGAAACACATTATCACCAATTGTTTGGCAATTTGTGCTTCGTTTGTAATCAAGTCATAGCTGGCGATG TGTTCACAGCGCTGAATAAGGCCTGGTGTGTGCACCATTTCGCTTGCTCGATATGCGATATGAAAATGACGCAGAAATCGAAATTCTACGAATATGATGAGAAGCCAGTTTGCAAAAAATGCTACGAACGTTTCCCTAACGAATTGCGGCAACGTTTGCGTAAGGCACATGAAATGTCTATGAAAAAGAACTTCTAA
- the LOC120766507 gene encoding inositol polyphosphate 1-phosphatase isoform X3, whose translation MTLFPAMREAINGEESPNFTNADGESVTIAVGKTAEETAQCLEAILNVEAAEVLANEVHREVIYEEALLGEIPTLPEDLDYGNLGIWIDPIDGTAEYISGDSIFTDFPGITSTGLDCVTVLVGVYDRTNGRPVIGVVSQPFHNKLDENLYRSLVFWGVCLPNLQANNCQFERPARDNRLGIFSSSENGDILQRIMEIGYEFAFAAGAGHKALKVITWEVDLYLLSKGSTFKWDTCAPQAILRSLGGDIYSYRGSISECKPIPLCYREVNEEVDNPKCNKDGLIAVRDVGLLEDLLQKLTA comes from the exons TG TTTCCTGCGATGCGCGAAGCTATTAACGGCGAAGAGTCACCAAATTTTACCAATGCAGATGGCGAGTCAGTGACTATTGCAGTTGGTAAAACTGCTGAGGAAACAGCGCAATGTCTGGAAGCGATACTAAACG TTGAAGCGGCGGAAGTGCTTGCCAATGAAGTCCATCGCGAGGTTATATACGAAGAAGCACTTTTAGGCGAAATACCAACATTACCTGAGGACTTAGACTATGGCAATTTGGGCATATGGATTGATCCAATCG ATGGCACCGCTGAGTATATATCTGGCGATAGCATTTTTACCGACTTTCCAGGCATTACTTCAACTGGATTAGACTGTGTTACCGTGCTGGTGGGCGTCTACGATCGCACGAATGGCAGGCCCGTGATTGGTGTTGTGTCACAGCCTTTTCACAACAAATTGGATGAAAACCTATATCGTTCGTTGGTATTTTGGGGCGTATGCCTACCGAATTTACAAGCCAATAATTGTCAATTTGAGCGTCCAGCGCGTGATAATCGACTGGGTATATTCTCCAGTTCGGAAAATGGTGATATTCTCCAACGCATTATGGAGATAGGTTATGAATTTGCATTTGCTGCTGGTGCAGGTCATAAAGCTCTAAAAGTTATCACTTGGGAGGTGGATTTGTATTTGCTGAGCAAAGGTTCCACATTCAAATGGGATACGTGTGCGCCACAAGCTATATTACGTTCATTGGGTGGTGACATTTACAGTTATAGAGGAAGCATTAGTGAGTGCAAACCAATACCACTTTGTTATCGGGAAGTTAATGAAGAAGTGGACAATCCTAAATGTAACAAAGATGGTTTAATTGCGGTACGTGATGTAGGATTATTGGAGGATTTACTGCAGAAATTGACAGCATAA
- the LOC120772810 gene encoding LIM and senescent cell antigen-like-containing domain protein 1 isoform X1, producing the protein MPPVQVQAADMSLAAMHCARCADGFEPNEKIVNSNGELWHTQCFVCAQCFRPFEDGIFYEFEGRKYCERDFHVLFAPCCNKCGEFVIGRVIKAMGASWHPQCFRCQMCAKELADTGFIRNQNRALCHECNAKVKAEITGRYMCHKCHGVIDDAPLRFRGEVYHGYHFNCTSCGVELDSTAREVKSRPGLTANDMNELYCLRCHDKMGIPICGACRRPIEERVVTALGKHWHVEHFVCAKCEKPFLGHRHYEKRGLAYCETHYHQLFGNLCFVCNQVIAGDVFTALNKAWCVHHFACSICDMKMTQKSKFYEYDEKPVCKKCYERFPNELRQRLRKAHEMSMKKNF; encoded by the exons ATGCCGCCTGTGCA AGTACAAGCAGCTGACATGTCGCTAGCTGCTATGCATTGTGCCCGCTGTGCGGACGGCTTCGAACCTAACGAGAAGATCGTCAACTCCAACGGTGAACTCTGGCATACACAATGTTTCGT GTGTGCGCAATGCTTTCGCCCCTTCGAGGATGGCATCTTCTATGAATTCGAAGGACGCAAGTACTGTGAGCGTGATTTCCATGTACTCTTCGCACCGTGTTGCAATAAGTGCGGTGAATTCGTGATCGGGCGTGTTATCAAGGCGATGGGCGCAAGCTGGCATCCACAGTGCTTCCGTTGTCAAATGTGTGCCAAAGAGCTGGCCGATACCGGTTTCATACGCAATCAAAATCGTGCCTTATGCCATGAGTGCAATGCCAAAGTGAAGGCCGAGATAACGGGTCGTTATATGTGTCATAAGTGCCA tGGCGTCATTGACGATGCACCGTTGCGTTTCCGTGGCGAAGTCTACCATGGTTATCACTTTAATTGTACGTCGTGTGGCGTGGAATTGGACTCAACCGCTCGTGAAGTCAAAAGTCGACCTGGCTTAACGGCCAACGATATg aacgAATTATACTGTTTGCGTTGCCATGACAAGATGGGCATACCAATTTGCGGCGCTTGTCGTCGCCCGATCGAGGAGCGCGTGGTCACTGCTTTGGGTAAACATTGGCATGTCGAG caCTTCGTATGCGCCAAATGCGAGAAGCCTTTCTTGGGCCATCGTCACTACGAGAAGCGTGGTTTGGCATATTGCGAAACACATTATCACCAATTGTTTGGCAATTTGTGCTTCGTTTGTAATCAAGTCATAGCTGGCGATG TGTTCACAGCGCTGAATAAGGCCTGGTGTGTGCACCATTTCGCTTGCTCGATATGCGATATGAAAATGACGCAGAAATCGAAATTCTACGAATATGATGAGAAGCCAGTTTGCAAAAAATGCTACGAACGTTTCCCTAACGAATTGCGGCAACGTTTGCGTAAGGCACATGAAATGTCTATGAAAAAGAACTTCTAA